In one window of Paracholeplasma morum DNA:
- a CDS encoding energy-coupling factor transporter ATPase, which yields MGIQFNQVSYFYRGVKNESYEALNQITLAINDHEFVAICGQTGSGKTTLVQHMNALLMPTKGQIQIYEHTIPLKKNAVVGPIRKKVGLVFQFPEYQLFEETILKDIMFGPKNFGLSDAEAEKKAREAAKLVGIDDELLMKSPFRISGGQMRRVAIAGILAMEPDMLVLDEPTRGLDPKGSAEMMALFNDLHIKYNKTIVLITHDMDIVSRYAKRILVMDKGKVKFDGTREILFLTDEFEKLHLAKPNAYRMMEHLSKKLDIPFKQVFTEEELLMYLKEVYHE from the coding sequence ATGGGCATACAGTTTAACCAAGTAAGCTATTTTTACCGTGGCGTAAAAAATGAGTCTTATGAAGCGCTCAATCAAATTACATTAGCGATTAATGATCATGAGTTCGTCGCAATCTGTGGTCAAACAGGTAGTGGTAAAACAACGCTTGTTCAACACATGAATGCCCTTTTGATGCCAACAAAAGGACAAATTCAGATTTATGAACACACAATTCCTTTAAAGAAAAACGCGGTAGTCGGACCAATTAGAAAAAAAGTTGGTTTGGTTTTTCAGTTTCCAGAATATCAATTATTTGAGGAAACCATTCTAAAAGACATTATGTTTGGACCAAAGAACTTTGGTTTATCGGATGCTGAAGCAGAAAAGAAAGCTAGAGAAGCCGCTAAACTCGTGGGTATTGACGATGAACTCCTTATGAAAAGCCCATTTAGAATTAGTGGTGGACAAATGAGACGTGTTGCGATTGCGGGAATTCTTGCAATGGAACCGGATATGTTAGTCTTAGACGAACCAACGAGAGGTCTAGATCCTAAAGGCTCAGCAGAAATGATGGCTCTATTTAATGATTTACATATAAAATACAACAAGACCATCGTCTTAATTACGCATGACATGGATATCGTTAGCCGTTATGCTAAACGCATTTTGGTGATGGATAAGGGTAAAGTTAAGTTTGATGGAACAAGAGAAATCTTATTCCTTACAGATGAGTTTGAAAAACTACACTTAGCTAAACCAAATGCATACCGCATGATGGAACACTTATCTAAGAAATTAGACATTCCATTTAAACAAGTGTTTACGGAAGAAGAACTCCTTATGTATTTAAAGGAGGTCTACCATGAATAA
- a CDS encoding energy-coupling factor transporter ATPase, with protein MAKIEVSNLKFSYNNKDEAIQDLSFSIEEGTWVCIVGHNGSGKSTLAKLLIGLLKADSGTIKIDGIELKKETVHDIRKRVGIVFQNPDNQFVGVTVKHDIAFGLENQCVPQPKMIELINEYAELVGMEAYMDKEPHQLSGGQKQRVAIAGALAMNQDIMIFDEATSMLDPEGVKDITDFIIRLNKEYRKTIITVTHDLEFARLSDQLIVLNKGKVALTGKPDDVFKHKDILEQTELDIPFGMRVYDQVKNDEVLKNKKELVDELWAYSLTK; from the coding sequence ATGGCAAAAATAGAAGTATCAAATTTAAAATTTTCTTATAATAATAAAGACGAAGCCATTCAAGATTTGTCTTTTTCAATCGAAGAAGGCACTTGGGTATGCATCGTTGGTCATAATGGTTCAGGTAAATCTACACTTGCAAAGCTGTTAATTGGCTTATTAAAGGCAGATAGTGGAACCATTAAAATAGATGGTATCGAACTAAAGAAAGAAACGGTTCACGATATTAGAAAACGTGTTGGAATTGTGTTTCAAAATCCAGATAATCAATTTGTTGGAGTTACGGTTAAACACGATATTGCTTTTGGTCTAGAAAACCAATGTGTACCACAACCAAAAATGATTGAACTCATCAATGAATATGCCGAACTAGTCGGTATGGAAGCTTATATGGATAAGGAACCACACCAACTTTCAGGCGGACAAAAACAACGCGTTGCCATTGCTGGTGCGCTTGCAATGAATCAAGACATTATGATATTCGATGAAGCCACATCGATGCTTGACCCAGAAGGGGTTAAAGACATTACGGATTTTATCATCAGATTAAACAAGGAGTACCGCAAAACAATTATTACCGTTACGCATGACTTAGAGTTTGCAAGGCTTTCTGATCAACTGATTGTATTAAATAAGGGTAAAGTCGCATTAACGGGGAAACCAGATGATGTTTTCAAACACAAAGATATTTTAGAACAAACTGAACTAGACATCCCATTTGGCATGAGAGTCTATGATCAAGTTAAAAACGATGAAGTACTTAAAAACAAGAAAGAATTGGTAGATGAACTATGGGCATACAGTTTAACCAAGTAA